From a single Cyclobacterium marinum DSM 745 genomic region:
- a CDS encoding type III PLP-dependent enzyme domain-containing protein produces MTPNYTKGNPNAGLTPITSPWMHQIFKDQQIIKELIEKHGSPINLHHLPSFSANITSFKKLFESHGLKHQIYYARKANKSKALVKKALDVGIGVDTASQKELEQSLALGGTGKNLVLTSAIKTKAQYALAINAQVPIVLDNEDECKQAQSIAEELNKKAIVGIRISGFTVEGSKLYSRFGFDISTVEAFILQNFGDKGPFNKLSLNGFHFHLDGYSTLQRGQALSDCLALAKRLKPAGFSIAFIDMGGGILMNYLESEEQWKAFDQALQEGVKNNNNPLTFNGHGLGYEMINGELTGKLKTYPYFNKVNGTAFLKEVLDFKDAVTQESNAQRLKAMQVEIRIEPGRSLLNQTGMTIARVAHRKQDARGQWLVGLEMNMSQMMSSSEDFLLDPYVMYADKEESNAPVEVFFTGAYCLERDVLLKRKISLPQLPAIGDFVAFVNTAGYMMHFFETEAHLFELSQNLSFSTKDKLAVADFSEDDMI; encoded by the coding sequence ATGACTCCTAATTATACCAAAGGCAATCCGAACGCAGGTTTGACACCCATTACTTCTCCATGGATGCATCAAATTTTTAAAGACCAACAAATCATTAAGGAGCTGATTGAAAAACATGGTTCACCGATCAACCTGCATCACCTGCCCTCCTTTTCGGCAAATATTACTTCTTTTAAAAAGCTTTTTGAAAGCCATGGTTTAAAGCATCAAATCTACTATGCCCGGAAGGCCAATAAATCCAAAGCTTTGGTGAAAAAAGCTTTGGATGTCGGCATTGGTGTGGATACAGCCAGTCAAAAGGAACTGGAACAATCCCTAGCTTTGGGTGGAACCGGGAAAAATCTGGTGCTTACTTCTGCCATCAAAACAAAGGCGCAATATGCATTGGCCATCAATGCACAGGTGCCCATTGTCTTGGACAATGAGGACGAGTGTAAGCAAGCCCAAAGCATAGCAGAGGAACTGAATAAAAAGGCCATTGTGGGTATTCGCATAAGCGGTTTTACAGTAGAAGGAAGCAAGCTTTACAGTCGTTTCGGTTTTGATATCAGTACAGTGGAGGCCTTTATTCTGCAGAATTTTGGAGATAAAGGCCCATTCAATAAGCTTTCCTTAAATGGTTTCCACTTCCACCTGGATGGCTATTCCACGCTTCAGCGAGGCCAAGCCTTGTCCGATTGCTTAGCCTTGGCCAAGCGACTCAAACCGGCAGGCTTCTCCATCGCCTTTATAGATATGGGCGGAGGGATATTGATGAACTACCTGGAAAGCGAGGAGCAATGGAAGGCCTTTGATCAGGCCTTGCAGGAAGGAGTGAAAAACAATAATAATCCGTTAACTTTCAATGGTCATGGTCTGGGCTATGAAATGATCAATGGGGAATTGACCGGAAAACTCAAAACCTATCCCTATTTTAACAAGGTCAACGGTACTGCCTTTCTAAAAGAGGTGCTGGACTTTAAGGATGCGGTAACCCAAGAAAGCAATGCCCAAAGACTAAAGGCCATGCAGGTGGAAATCCGTATAGAACCGGGCCGTTCTCTGCTTAACCAAACGGGAATGACCATAGCCAGGGTGGCCCACAGAAAACAGGATGCCAGAGGACAATGGTTGGTAGGATTGGAGATGAATATGAGTCAGATGATGAGTTCCAGTGAGGATTTTCTTTTGGATCCCTATGTGATGTATGCCGATAAGGAAGAGTCAAATGCGCCTGTAGAGGTGTTTTTCACAGGTGCCTACTGTTTGGAGAGAGATGTATTGCTCAAACGCAAAATCTCCCTACCCCAATTACCTGCCATAGGTGATTTTGTGGCTTTTGTCAATACCGCCGGTTATATGATGCACTTTTTCGAAACCGAAGCCCATCTTTTCGAACTGTCCCAAAACCTAAGTTTTAGCACTAAAGATAAGTTGGCAGTGGCTGATTTTAGTGAGGATGATATGATTTAA
- a CDS encoding toll/interleukin-1 receptor domain-containing protein — translation MKTDKKLIFISHAQPEDDYLAVWLASKLRQLGYEVWVDKDNLNKGDAFWNEIELKMKNESFRFIPLVSEKYIEKAQDKNSGVFLEIALAKSIARKIDNYTLPLRVDNCNYDDFPISILPLDTIDFSKNWGKGLKELIEELELQKIEKVEVEPNVLQQWHKYLDIHGQVLSKPDFYGSNWLKSSLPKTLSVYRFSGDAIKAQKEIPFALKRDKDYILGFFGDSGLDLRTEFRQDINVDDFLSDETFTLDSGDSIIGTHQHFVQLMNSAIDEFFYQHENIKCWKKKSKEKIYYTRKPPRDSGGYPFKIGNRKGWRTLKGKKGEIFWNYSLSFKFQLNPFPHYVVNPHILISDDKGFKDDDRKHRRSIPKEWFNRHWYDRIFAFMNYVNDGKDEQFLTINSGREEFQIDIRTALFKSDKGYDEPETN, via the coding sequence TTGAAAACAGATAAGAAACTCATATTCATTAGTCATGCTCAACCAGAAGATGATTACCTAGCCGTATGGTTAGCCTCAAAACTTAGACAACTTGGTTATGAAGTTTGGGTTGACAAGGATAATTTGAATAAAGGGGATGCATTTTGGAATGAGATTGAATTGAAGATGAAAAATGAATCGTTTAGATTCATTCCTTTAGTTTCTGAAAAATATATCGAGAAAGCGCAAGACAAAAATTCTGGTGTCTTTCTGGAAATTGCGTTGGCAAAATCTATTGCCAGAAAAATTGACAACTATACACTGCCTTTAAGAGTAGATAATTGTAATTACGATGATTTTCCCATTAGCATTCTTCCACTTGACACAATAGACTTTAGTAAAAATTGGGGAAAAGGACTGAAAGAATTAATTGAGGAACTTGAACTTCAAAAAATTGAAAAAGTAGAAGTCGAACCCAATGTATTGCAACAATGGCACAAATACCTTGATATTCATGGACAGGTATTATCTAAACCAGACTTTTATGGTTCTAATTGGCTAAAATCTTCTTTGCCAAAAACACTGTCAGTTTATCGTTTCAGCGGAGATGCTATCAAAGCTCAAAAAGAGATTCCATTTGCCTTAAAAAGAGACAAGGACTATATCCTAGGATTCTTTGGTGACAGTGGCCTTGACCTAAGAACTGAATTCCGCCAAGACATTAATGTGGATGATTTTCTTTCTGATGAAACTTTTACTCTTGATTCTGGAGATTCGATTATTGGGACTCATCAACATTTTGTCCAGCTGATGAATAGCGCGATTGATGAATTCTTTTATCAACATGAAAACATAAAGTGCTGGAAGAAAAAAAGCAAGGAAAAAATTTACTACACAAGAAAACCACCAAGAGATTCAGGGGGATATCCTTTCAAAATTGGTAATCGAAAAGGATGGAGGACACTAAAGGGAAAGAAAGGTGAGATATTCTGGAATTATAGTTTGTCGTTTAAATTTCAACTGAATCCATTCCCTCATTATGTTGTCAATCCTCATATTCTAATCTCTGACGATAAAGGATTTAAGGATGACGATAGAAAACATAGACGCTCTATCCCGAAAGAATGGTTTAATAGACATTGGTATGACAGAATTTTTGCCTTTATGAACTATGTAAACGATGGAAAAGATGAACAGTTTTTAACAATAAATTCAGGTCGGGAAGAATTTCAGATTGATATTAGAACCGCCCTTTTTAAATCTGACAAAGGTTATGATGAACCTGAAACAAATTAA
- a CDS encoding argonaute/piwi family protein — protein MMNLKQIKEPVLTFANGQTAEDPRDGLMLFGPNEQFERNSIKAGVVATKDGLEKYKAFVRRLQSPIFSKKVMYGKEYDNEVQRPSYTGFEATFGIEWNEDPVLNKFLDSSTIENILAIDRKPERTRKLVDYYANKIIESRGKDDKQIDLWFVIVPRSVYMECRYNSKGKDISSKEKKQINLLMQGQASLFEDFDEELLALEKLKNDSTDFHNLIKAELLKNKIQSPIQVIVEPTLEFKDKLLLKELGDDMKAHLAWTQSVGVYYKLGNKPWVLNDVRKDVCYLGLIFKRVPDKSNKRSVCSAAQMFLEDGDGSIFRGNIGLFKSEDSVGYHLDEESAEKLLDMALTDYFESQGNYPKELFIHGRVQFNNEEWTGFLNAIAKHDANTQLNGILIKDTRSDDRRKLKLFKETFGQKNNYGVMRGLSWIIDDESGYLFTRGFIPRLGSTNHLETANPLYIEVNKGSASIETVMQDVLALTKLNYNACIYGDGLPVTLRFSDLIGNILTATKNWESEMRQFKYYI, from the coding sequence ATGATGAACCTGAAACAAATTAAAGAACCAGTTCTGACATTTGCCAATGGCCAAACAGCAGAAGACCCGAGAGATGGCTTAATGCTTTTCGGACCAAATGAGCAATTCGAACGAAACTCCATTAAGGCAGGTGTAGTAGCAACTAAAGATGGTTTAGAAAAGTACAAAGCCTTTGTACGAAGACTTCAGTCGCCAATTTTCTCCAAGAAGGTAATGTATGGAAAAGAATATGACAATGAAGTGCAGAGACCCAGCTATACAGGTTTTGAGGCAACTTTTGGCATTGAGTGGAATGAAGACCCTGTACTTAATAAATTTTTAGACTCATCGACAATTGAAAACATTCTAGCAATAGATAGAAAACCAGAAAGGACAAGAAAATTAGTTGATTATTACGCTAACAAAATCATTGAATCGAGAGGTAAAGATGACAAACAGATTGATTTATGGTTTGTCATTGTTCCTAGGTCGGTATACATGGAATGCAGATACAATTCTAAAGGAAAGGACATAAGCTCTAAAGAAAAAAAACAAATCAATCTCTTGATGCAAGGTCAAGCGAGTCTTTTTGAGGACTTCGATGAAGAGTTGCTTGCACTTGAAAAACTAAAAAATGATTCAACTGATTTTCATAACCTTATAAAGGCTGAGCTGCTAAAAAACAAAATTCAAAGTCCAATTCAGGTAATTGTTGAACCTACACTTGAATTTAAAGATAAGCTACTTCTAAAGGAACTTGGTGATGACATGAAGGCTCACCTAGCTTGGACTCAATCTGTAGGAGTTTATTACAAACTTGGAAATAAGCCTTGGGTGTTGAATGATGTAAGAAAAGACGTTTGCTACTTAGGGTTGATATTTAAAAGAGTACCAGATAAATCTAATAAGCGTTCAGTTTGTAGTGCTGCACAAATGTTCTTAGAAGATGGTGATGGTTCAATTTTTAGAGGGAATATCGGATTGTTTAAAAGCGAAGATAGTGTTGGCTATCACTTAGATGAAGAAAGTGCTGAAAAATTACTGGACATGGCACTAACTGACTATTTTGAGTCGCAAGGGAACTACCCAAAGGAATTATTTATCCATGGTCGTGTACAGTTTAATAATGAAGAGTGGACAGGTTTTTTAAATGCGATTGCTAAGCATGACGCAAATACTCAACTTAATGGCATTCTGATAAAGGATACTAGGTCAGACGATAGACGAAAACTAAAACTGTTTAAAGAGACTTTTGGGCAAAAGAATAATTACGGTGTTATGCGTGGCCTTAGTTGGATAATAGACGATGAATCAGGATATCTATTCACTAGGGGTTTCATTCCAAGGTTAGGCTCAACAAATCACCTTGAAACTGCAAATCCTCTATACATTGAAGTAAACAAAGGTTCTGCTTCTATAGAAACGGTGATGCAAGATGTTTTGGCATTGACCAAATTAAATTACAACGCCTGCATTTATGGAGACGGCTTGCCAGTAACGCTTCGTTTTTCGGACTTAATCGGAAACATTTTAACCGCAACCAAAAACTGGGAATCTGAAATGAGACAGTTTAAATATTATATATAA